The following DNA comes from Cyanobacteria bacterium QS_8_64_29.
CCTGAGCGTAGGGGACAACCTGGATGTGGCCATCAACCGACGCAAAAGCGCGCTGGGGACGCTGCTAGGGCGCCCCTCGCGCGCCGACCGCCGCCACGCTGCCCGAGTGCTGGAGATGGTGGGGCTGGGGAGCAAGGCTCCCCTGCCGGCACGCTTGCTCTCGCATGGGGAGAAGCAGCGGCTCGAGATCGGCATGCTGGTGGCGCAGTCCCCCCAGCTGCTGCTGGTGGACGAGCCCGTGGCCGGGCTGAGCGCGGAGGAGACCGCCAACGTGGGCGAGCTGCTGCTGACCCTGGCCGAGAGCCACTCGATCCTGGTCATCGAGCACGATATGGAATTCGTGCGCCAGATTGCGCGCACCGTCAGCGTCTTGCATCAGGGATCGCTGCTGTGCGAGGGGCCGCTGGAGGCCGTGCAGAACGACCCGCGCGTGATTGAGGTCTATTTGGGCGAACCCGTTCCGGAGGAGGTCTGAGGTGGCCGTCACGAGCGATCCCATGCTGCAGCTCAGCAACCTCAATGCTTACTACGGCCAGAGCCACATCCTGCGCGATATCGACCTCAGCGTCGCCGGCGGCCAAATGGTGTGCCTGATCGGGCGCAACGGCGTCGGCAAAACCACGCTGCTCAAAACCGTCATGGGGCTGCTGCAGCCGCGCACGGGAACGATCACGCTGGCCGGGCAGCCCATTACCCACCTCCCACCTGATCGGCGCGCCCGCTTGGGCATTGGCTACGTCCCCCAGGAGCGCGAGATTATTCCCCACTTGAGCGTTGCCGAAAACTTGCTGCTGGGCCTGGAGGCGCGCGCCGAGGGCAAGCGTTCCCGGCGGCAGCTCCCCGAGGAGGTCTTCGAGCTGTTTCCGGACCTCCAAACCATGCTGTCGCGGCCGGGTGGCAACCTCAGCGGCGGACAGCAGCAACAGCTGGCGATCGCGCGGGCGTTGGTGGGCCGCCCGCGGCTGCTGGTGTTGGACGAGCCCACCGAGGGCATCCAGCCTTCCATCATCCAGCAAATCGAGGCGGCCGTCCGGCGCATTATCGAGGCCAGCGGCATCTCAGTGCTGTTGGTCGAGCAGCACCTGCACTTTGTGCGCCAGGCCGAGCGCTACTACGCCATGCAGAAAGGCGGCATCGTCGCAGCCGGTCCCACGCAGGAGCTCAGCGACGACGTCGTCAAGCAGTTTTTGGCAGTCTAGCCGATTGCGATGGACCCATCCGAGCGCGAACTAGCTGCCAGCTGGCAGCTACTGCGCTTGCTGCAGCTAGCCGACTCGGCCCTTCCCGTCGGAGCCTACAGTTACTCCGAGGGGCTGGAAGCCGCGATCGCGCAACAAGTCATTACTGATAGTGAAGCGCTGCAAGCCTGGCTGGTACAGGCCCTGCGCTGCGGCACCATCCGGCTTGAGGCC
Coding sequences within:
- the urtD gene encoding urea ABC transporter ATP-binding protein UrtD, with translation MADPPVLATEELTVSFDGFKALNGLNFRMAEGELRVAIGPNGAGKSTFLDAITGQVQPTQGRVLFRGQSLAGRSEPDIARLGIGRKFQTPRVHLNLSVGDNLDVAINRRKSALGTLLGRPSRADRRHAARVLEMVGLGSKAPLPARLLSHGEKQRLEIGMLVAQSPQLLLVDEPVAGLSAEETANVGELLLTLAESHSILVIEHDMEFVRQIARTVSVLHQGSLLCEGPLEAVQNDPRVIEVYLGEPVPEEV
- the urtE gene encoding urea ABC transporter ATP-binding subunit UrtE — translated: MLQLSNLNAYYGQSHILRDIDLSVAGGQMVCLIGRNGVGKTTLLKTVMGLLQPRTGTITLAGQPITHLPPDRRARLGIGYVPQEREIIPHLSVAENLLLGLEARAEGKRSRRQLPEEVFELFPDLQTMLSRPGGNLSGGQQQQLAIARALVGRPRLLVLDEPTEGIQPSIIQQIEAAVRRIIEASGISVLLVEQHLHFVRQAERYYAMQKGGIVAAGPTQELSDDVVKQFLAV